Proteins encoded by one window of Companilactobacillus ginsenosidimutans:
- a CDS encoding Lin1244/Lin1753 domain-containing protein translates to MARPIKNGMDYFPLDVDFPTNEKVEAIMGEFGSEGVVAFLYLLSAIYRNGYFLKWDRLSQMQLVNRIDGMTIEKMDQLINRLISYDTFSEEAFEEYQILTSKRVQATFLEATKRRKEQPKLRYLVNDDNNLVSSVVNVDNNPSSSGVNVDISTQSKVKERKEKKSKQKQSKEIGPPAVAFQKTLTVYQQNIGVLNPLVQQNIEYRINDFVNQGTNEIEANEIVQLAIEKAALSNKLSWNYADGILKNWLDHSLFTLSNVKAEQKPKTKNEPYSVDESDKLPY, encoded by the coding sequence ATGGCAAGACCTATTAAAAATGGCATGGATTACTTTCCACTCGACGTTGATTTTCCAACAAATGAAAAAGTCGAAGCAATCATGGGGGAGTTTGGAAGTGAGGGTGTTGTTGCTTTTCTTTACCTCTTATCGGCTATCTATCGGAATGGTTATTTTCTGAAGTGGGATAGGTTGAGTCAAATGCAATTGGTAAATCGAATTGACGGAATGACTATTGAAAAAATGGATCAACTAATCAATAGACTAATTTCGTACGACACATTCAGCGAAGAAGCATTTGAGGAGTATCAAATTCTCACAAGCAAGAGAGTTCAAGCAACGTTTTTAGAAGCTACAAAAAGACGAAAAGAACAACCAAAATTACGTTATTTAGTTAATGATGACAATAACCTAGTTTCAAGCGTAGTTAATGTTGACAATAACCCCAGTTCAAGTGGGGTAAATGTTGACATTAGTACACAAAGTAAAGTAAAGGAAAGGAAAGAAAAGAAAAGTAAACAAAAGCAGAGTAAAGAAATAGGGCCACCTGCTGTTGCTTTTCAAAAAACTCTTACAGTGTATCAACAAAACATTGGGGTACTAAATCCATTAGTGCAGCAAAACATAGAATATCGAATCAATGACTTCGTTAATCAAGGAACTAATGAAATTGAAGCCAATGAGATTGTTCAACTCGCAATTGAAAAGGCAGCCCTTAGCAATAAACTATCTTGGAATTATGCAGATGGGATTTTAAAAAACTGGCTTGATCATAGCTTGTTCACATTAAGCAATGTAAAGGCAGAACAAAAACCGAAAACAAAGAATGAACCATACTCTGTTGATGAATCGGACAAATTACCATACTAG
- a CDS encoding helix-turn-helix domain-containing protein, with the protein MTINLRRLKAERIARGITQDQMASRMGWSTRTPYAKRENGFVSIGADELAKMATILGFSRDELGIFFTKDVPNKERIH; encoded by the coding sequence ATGACAATCAATTTGAGAAGATTAAAAGCAGAACGAATTGCAAGAGGAATCACACAAGATCAAATGGCGAGTCGCATGGGCTGGAGCACAAGAACACCCTATGCAAAACGTGAAAATGGTTTCGTATCGATTGGTGCTGATGAATTAGCTAAAATGGCCACTATTCTTGGATTCTCAAGGGATGAGCTCGGGATTTTTTTTACAAAGGACGTTCCCAATAAAGAACGGATTCATTGA
- a CDS encoding ATP-binding protein, producing MENLGTIMSELLADLKKKDINIDWDNVKNIDMDERRKQDEINITKRYKAQEKYRMFNSSLVSDIDDLKSVFDDFDADTPEQEQELLQARNIANEIYKGNTSNYLFTGKAGRGKTMLAVSILNGLKSLETDISCLFVSVEMLINLERQAVTDKYNIEKHDVYRIEKCIEKCDVLVLDDLGSETSFASGKEIQPATRFTQEVLFRIADYRKNKANIITTNNTGSELQRMYNGKIISRLLTKKPENVIVFDGKDMREV from the coding sequence ATGGAAAACTTAGGAACAATCATGAGTGAACTGTTGGCAGACCTCAAGAAAAAAGATATCAACATTGATTGGGATAACGTGAAGAATATCGATATGGACGAAAGACGAAAACAAGACGAGATTAACATAACCAAAAGATATAAAGCACAAGAGAAATATCGAATGTTTAACAGTTCGCTTGTTAGTGATATTGATGATCTGAAAAGCGTTTTTGATGACTTTGATGCAGATACACCGGAGCAAGAACAAGAACTCTTACAGGCTCGAAATATCGCAAATGAAATATATAAAGGCAATACATCGAACTACCTATTCACTGGTAAAGCCGGAAGAGGCAAAACCATGTTGGCAGTTAGCATTTTGAACGGATTAAAGTCCTTGGAAACTGACATTTCATGTTTGTTTGTAAGTGTTGAAATGTTGATCAATTTAGAACGTCAAGCCGTTACAGATAAATACAATATTGAAAAACATGACGTTTATCGAATCGAAAAATGTATTGAAAAATGCGATGTATTAGTACTTGATGATTTAGGAAGCGAAACAAGTTTTGCATCGGGTAAAGAGATACAACCCGCAACGAGATTTACACAAGAAGTATTATTCCGAATTGCTGATTATCGAAAAAACAAAGCAAACATCATTACAACAAACAACACAGGTAGTGAATTACAACGAATGTACAACGGAAAGATTATAAGTCGATTGCTTACCAAAAAGCCTGAGAACGTAATTGTGTTTGATGGTAAAGACATGAGGGAGGTTTAG
- a CDS encoding phage antirepressor KilAC domain-containing protein, with protein MNDLVIMKDQQAVTSSLQVAETFNKEHKNIIRDIEHLLESDSSVLSSQIFLKSTHENRGKQYPMYYMNRDGFTLLAMGFTGKKALRFKMQYIEAFNKMEEQIKTGGFKIPSTMAEALRLAADQQEQLEVMKPKAIFADSVATSHTTILVGDLAKIIKGNGVDTGARRLFQWMRDNGYLIKRKGADYNSPTQKSMDLGLFKIKESSHVNSDGVTVVTKTPKVTGKGQQYFINKFLENNSVISR; from the coding sequence ATGAACGATTTAGTAATTATGAAAGATCAACAAGCAGTAACTAGCAGTTTACAAGTTGCAGAAACGTTTAATAAAGAACATAAAAATATAATTCGTGACATCGAACATCTATTGGAATCTGACAGCTCAGTTTTGAGCAGCCAAATATTTTTAAAATCTACACATGAAAATCGCGGAAAACAATACCCAATGTATTACATGAATCGAGACGGCTTCACATTATTAGCTATGGGATTCACAGGCAAAAAAGCTCTTAGATTCAAGATGCAATATATTGAGGCCTTTAACAAGATGGAAGAGCAAATCAAAACAGGTGGTTTCAAAATTCCATCGACAATGGCTGAAGCTTTACGTTTGGCGGCAGACCAACAGGAACAGTTAGAAGTGATGAAACCTAAGGCAATATTTGCAGATTCGGTAGCAACATCACATACCACTATCTTAGTTGGTGATCTTGCCAAAATCATCAAAGGTAATGGTGTTGATACTGGTGCAAGACGTTTATTCCAATGGATGAGAGATAACGGGTACTTAATCAAACGCAAAGGCGCAGATTATAATTCTCCAACTCAAAAATCGATGGACTTAGGCTTATTCAAGATTAAAGAGTCAAGCCATGTTAATTCAGACGGAGTCACGGTAGTAACAAAAACTCCAAAAGTTACTGGTAAGGGCCAACAATATTTTATTAATAAGTTTCTGGAAAATAACTCAGTTATTTCTAGATAG
- a CDS encoding NUMOD4 motif-containing HNH endonuclease gives MEQWKKVPNFERYEVSNLGRVKSTVTGQIRKLSKPGRRTAYLKTSFRDDNGKIRTFDVHRLVAELFCIKPETDKVLVVDHLNGNTKDNRADNLEWITISENQRRRKAYEFGYSVKDTSIVWFDENGIIQGIFESCRQASIKTGLAYTAITKCCSTRYPRVVNVGRWGFERVPTKDIYNLYWEQKKSLATAMAKDRNTSKKSYVHFNTIRKRG, from the coding sequence ATGGAGCAATGGAAAAAAGTGCCTAATTTTGAACGATATGAGGTTTCAAACCTTGGAAGAGTCAAAAGTACAGTAACCGGACAAATTCGGAAGTTGTCAAAACCCGGACGACGGACTGCTTACTTGAAAACGTCCTTTCGAGATGACAACGGAAAAATCAGAACCTTTGACGTTCACAGGTTAGTTGCCGAGTTGTTTTGCATCAAGCCGGAAACAGACAAAGTGCTTGTTGTGGATCACTTAAACGGAAACACCAAAGACAACAGAGCAGACAATTTGGAATGGATCACGATAAGTGAAAATCAACGCAGACGAAAAGCATACGAGTTTGGTTACTCGGTAAAAGATACCTCAATAGTTTGGTTCGACGAGAACGGAATTATACAAGGAATTTTCGAGAGTTGCCGACAAGCCTCAATCAAAACGGGCTTGGCATACACAGCAATTACAAAGTGTTGTTCAACAAGATACCCGAGAGTTGTAAACGTCGGTCGTTGGGGCTTTGAGAGAGTACCAACAAAAGATATTTACAACTTGTATTGGGAACAAAAAAAGTCCCTTGCCACTGCAATGGCAAAGGACAGGAATACTTCAAAAAAATCATATGTTCATTTTAACACAATAAGAAAAAGGGGATAA
- a CDS encoding PD-(D/E)XK nuclease-like domain-containing protein, protein MTQQPIQKTLNKETYYSIESDRYYQSATFFKNFEKCEAATVAQLNDIYKPDINQKALLVGNYLHSYFESHTAHENFIKQHEGDMFTKRGTLLKDYQVADSMIATLTDDPMFNNLYQGKKEAIVKGQIEGVNWKGKIDCLNLDRKIFLDLKTTREIDRKYWNEEKRMWQSFMDEYNYPLQMYVYQQLIYQQYGVMCTPYIIAVSKQEIPAKAVISIPKKRLAEAQEEIETLQPRFEKVKSGFEVPIRCGKCAYCRKTATLGEITSMENLIN, encoded by the coding sequence ATGACTCAACAACCAATTCAAAAGACTCTGAATAAAGAAACATATTATTCAATTGAATCAGATAGGTATTATCAATCGGCAACATTTTTCAAGAACTTCGAAAAATGTGAAGCTGCAACTGTGGCACAACTAAATGATATATACAAACCAGATATAAACCAAAAAGCTCTATTGGTTGGCAATTACTTGCATTCTTACTTTGAAAGCCATACGGCTCACGAGAATTTCATTAAACAACACGAAGGTGACATGTTCACAAAGCGGGGCACACTGTTAAAAGATTATCAGGTTGCTGACTCAATGATTGCAACGCTTACTGATGATCCAATGTTTAACAATCTTTATCAGGGCAAAAAAGAGGCAATCGTTAAAGGCCAAATTGAAGGCGTTAATTGGAAAGGCAAAATTGATTGTTTGAACCTAGACCGCAAAATATTTCTTGATTTAAAAACAACTAGGGAAATAGACCGTAAATATTGGAACGAAGAAAAACGTATGTGGCAATCATTTATGGACGAATATAATTATCCGTTGCAAATGTATGTATACCAGCAATTAATTTATCAACAATATGGAGTCATGTGTACACCTTATATTATTGCAGTAAGTAAACAAGAAATACCCGCAAAGGCTGTTATCTCGATTCCTAAGAAGCGACTAGCAGAGGCCCAAGAAGAGATTGAAACACTTCAGCCAAGATTTGAAAAAGTAAAGAGCGGATTTGAAGTACCAATACGTTGTGGTAAATGTGCTTATTGTCGAAAAACTGCAACACTAGGGGAAATTACAAGCATGGAAAACCTTATTAATTAG
- a CDS encoding RusA family crossover junction endodeoxyribonuclease, with protein sequence MFLKMTIEGEPVAAQRPRITRRGTYTPPKYAEYKKNIEEQYRKEFNNEQLFERGEPLKVELHFYRSIQKSISNKEHERRASHEVKPAIKSDLDNYIKSVFDGLKCAWFDDGQIVEINATKDYDEQPRVEVTIEKINS encoded by the coding sequence ATGTTTTTAAAAATGACGATTGAGGGTGAACCAGTCGCAGCACAAAGGCCGAGAATCACGAGACGGGGAACATACACCCCACCAAAATATGCAGAATATAAAAAAAACATCGAAGAACAATATCGAAAAGAATTTAATAATGAGCAACTTTTTGAACGGGGTGAACCCTTAAAAGTGGAATTGCATTTTTATAGAAGCATTCAAAAGTCAATATCAAATAAAGAACACGAACGGCGAGCAAGCCACGAAGTCAAGCCAGCAATTAAATCAGACTTGGATAATTATATTAAATCGGTTTTTGATGGTCTCAAATGCGCATGGTTTGATGATGGTCAAATTGTCGAGATCAACGCAACAAAGGATTATGACGAACAACCAAGGGTGGAGGTAACAATTGAAAAAATTAACAGTTGA
- the ssb gene encoding single-stranded DNA-binding protein, producing the protein MINRAVITGRLTKDPDLRYTANGHAVASFTVAVNRTYTNADGEREADFINCVMWRKAAENFANFTHKGSLVGIDGRIQTRNYENDQGNRVFITEVLAENFSLLEPKSSNNQPANKEQRQPSNAQPSAKPTEWTTQGSESKQKTYEEVNGMNKNGTYENESTQQADITDDDLPF; encoded by the coding sequence ATGATTAATAGAGCAGTGATTACAGGAAGATTAACGAAAGATCCAGATTTGCGTTACACAGCAAATGGGCACGCCGTAGCAAGTTTTACCGTCGCCGTTAATAGAACATATACAAACGCAGACGGAGAACGTGAGGCGGACTTTATTAATTGTGTTATGTGGAGAAAAGCAGCGGAAAATTTTGCTAATTTTACCCACAAGGGTTCATTAGTGGGGATTGATGGTCGTATTCAAACCAGGAACTATGAGAACGATCAAGGAAATAGAGTATTTATTACTGAGGTGTTAGCAGAGAACTTTTCATTACTTGAACCAAAATCAAGCAATAACCAACCAGCAAATAAAGAGCAACGACAACCAAGCAATGCACAGCCATCAGCAAAACCAACCGAGTGGACAACGCAAGGAAGCGAGTCAAAACAAAAGACATATGAAGAAGTTAACGGCATGAATAAAAACGGAACATATGAAAACGAGTCCACACAACAAGCTGATATCACAGACGATGATTTACCGTTTTAG
- a CDS encoding recombinase RecT: protein MVNNLAKLPIQTLVKEPKIVEKFESVLGNKSAQFVTSLINVVNSNQSLKNVDQMSVVASAMVAASLDLPINQDLGYMWLVPYGGKAQPQMGYKGYIQLAQRTGQYKHLNAVAVYEDEFQSYNPLTEQLDYEPHFKDRDSSEKPVGYVGYFELTSGFEKTVYWTRKQIDDHRQNFSKMSGKSKPSGVWATNFDAMALKTVLRNLISKWGPMSVEMQKAYESDEQATTISTNDIKDIEAQEQEPATDVSQLINGNATEANVNDSTTNSKDSE, encoded by the coding sequence ATGGTAAACAATTTAGCAAAATTACCAATCCAGACATTAGTAAAAGAACCAAAGATCGTTGAAAAATTTGAATCTGTGTTAGGTAACAAATCAGCTCAATTTGTTACATCACTTATTAATGTTGTGAATAGTAATCAATCTTTGAAGAATGTTGATCAAATGAGCGTTGTTGCCTCGGCTATGGTGGCAGCCAGTTTAGACTTGCCAATTAATCAAGACTTGGGATACATGTGGTTAGTTCCATATGGCGGTAAGGCACAACCTCAGATGGGTTACAAAGGATATATCCAATTGGCACAGAGAACCGGGCAGTACAAACATCTGAACGCCGTCGCAGTGTATGAAGACGAGTTTCAAAGTTACAACCCGTTAACCGAGCAATTGGATTATGAACCTCATTTTAAGGATCGTGATTCCTCTGAAAAACCCGTTGGATACGTTGGTTACTTTGAGTTAACTAGTGGCTTCGAAAAAACTGTGTACTGGACACGTAAACAAATTGATGACCACAGACAAAATTTTTCAAAAATGAGTGGAAAGTCAAAACCGAGTGGTGTTTGGGCAACTAACTTTGACGCAATGGCACTCAAAACGGTTCTAAGAAACTTAATCAGTAAATGGGGACCGATGAGTGTGGAAATGCAAAAAGCTTACGAGAGCGACGAGCAGGCAACAACAATCAGCACAAACGACATCAAAGATATTGAAGCACAAGAACAAGAGCCCGCAACTGATGTTAGTCAGCTGATCAATGGAAATGCAACGGAGGCAAACGTCAATGACTCAACAACCAATTCAAAAGACTCTGAATAA